GCTCGATCATCGGCCGGATGTCGCGGCACGGCGGCACCGCGACCGTCACCTCAAGCGACACCGGCACCGAGATCCACCTGCACCTCGAGACGGGAGACGGTAAATGAGAGTGCTCATCGTCGACGACCATTCGATCTTCCGGTCTGGGCTGCGCGCCGACCTCGACGCCTCGCTCGAGGTGGTCGGTGAGGCCGCGACCGTGGACGAGGCGGTCGAGCTGATCGCGTCGCTCGAGCCGGAGGTGGTGCTGCTCGATGTGCACCTGCCCGGTGGTGCCGGCGGCGGAGGTGCCGAGGTGCTGAAGCGCAGCGCGGCGTTGCTCGACCGGGTCAAGTTCCTGGCGCTCAGCGTTTCGGATTCCGCCGAGGATGTCGTCGGCGTGATCCGGGCCGGTGCCCGCGGCTACATCACCAAGGGGTCATCGGGCTCCGAGGTCTCGCGCGCGGTGGCCACCGTGGCGGCGGGCGATGCCGTGTTCTCGCCGCGGCTGGCCGGGTTCGTGCTCGACGCGTTCGGCGCGGTCGCGGGGGAGCAGGCGGTGCGCGACGACGAGCTCGACCGGCTCTCGGCCAGGGAGC
This Salinibacterium sp. ZJ450 DNA region includes the following protein-coding sequences:
- a CDS encoding response regulator transcription factor, whose amino-acid sequence is MRVLIVDDHSIFRSGLRADLDASLEVVGEAATVDEAVELIASLEPEVVLLDVHLPGGAGGGGAEVLKRSAALLDRVKFLALSVSDSAEDVVGVIRAGARGYITKGSSGSEVSRAVATVAAGDAVFSPRLAGFVLDAFGAVAGEQAVRDDELDRLSAREREVMRLIARGYAYKEVASELFISIKTVETHVSAVLRKLQMSSRHELTAWALERKLL